The following DNA comes from Cellulomonas soli.
CCCGGTGCGCGGCGACCGGGGCGAACCCCAACCGGGCCAGGAACCGGTGCATGCCGCGGGCGCCCGGCAGCGGGGCTGCGTACACCTCGGTCGCGCCGCCCGTGCCGGCCACCTCGAGCGCACCGGTGAGCAGCGCGTGGCCCAGCCCTCGTCGACGGGCGTCGGGCACGACGTAGACGGCCTCGAGGTTGAAGCTCGTCACGTCCGTGAACGGCCCCGGGCCCACGAGCCGGCCGATGAGCAGGCCCGCCGGGACGTCGTCGAGCCGTGCGAGCAGCACCTGCCCGCCGGGGACCGCCAGGAGGGCGCCGATCTGGCCGCGCAGGCGCACCCCGTCGTCCGTGCAC
Coding sequences within:
- a CDS encoding GNAT family N-acetyltransferase — translated: MRPGVDVRPARPEDLDDLVALCLAAREESAVGAQLCTDDGVRLRGQIGALLAVPGGQVLLARLDDVPAGLLIGRLVGPGPFTDVTSFNLEAVYVVPDARRRGLGHALLTGALEVAGTGGATEVYAAPLPGARGMHRFLARLGFAPVAAHRVVTTSALQRRLAHEGAGTSGRRAARGLEDLIARRRQTRAAGVPVSTGALAQVRASTSMQVSLAVQSSRPPESSTTTW